ACCGCTTCTGTTAATAATCCTGCTTCTAAACCCACAAAAGCAGCAGCGAGGGTAGCGGCTACTTGTGGTAGAGACAGTGACCACATAGTTAAGGTTTCATCCCAACGATAATGATAGATGATTTTGACTATAAATGCAGCGATAAATTTACTCCCACATAAACCCACTACTATGGCTAAAACTAAGCCAAAATCTTCTAGGAGAGTTTGGATAAATAGAGGTAAATTAATCAATAACCCCATACCAATGAAGAAAAAGGGGATAAATAATACTCCCCCGACAAATTCTACTTTTTCTTTAACTACGCTTTTGCCTAAGACATCATTGACAGCTAAACCAGCTAAAAATGCTCCCACTATATTCTCGATCTCAATCATTTGTGCTCCAACCGAAGCCAGAAACAAAGCTAATAAGGTAAAGAGAAATTGGTTTCCTTCTTCATTTCCCGTGCGCCGAAAATACTCTTTACCTAGACTATCTAAACCAAATAAAACTACTACCGAGTAAACCCCTAATGCCGCGATTTGCAATACTAAACCCCACCAAGAAAACTCCCCTCGATGGATAGAGATACACACCGCTAATACTAATAAAGCGCCAATATCCGTAAAAATAGTCGCCCCAATGGTGACTGTAACCGCTTCGTTGCGTACTATTCCTAAACGTTGGGCAATAGGGTAAGCTAAGAGAGTATGAGAAGCCAACAGAGATCCTATTAAAATAGCTGCATTTAGTCCAAAACCAAAAAATAACCCGATAGAAATTCCCGTGATAATAGGTACAGTAAATGTGCTTAACCCGAAGGTTATAGAATGATTCCGCGTGCGTCGAAAGGCTACTAAATCTATTTCTAGCCCTGCGATAAACATTAGGTAAATTTTACCTATATCTGAGAGTAATTTAATTGTTTCTGTCTTAGGATTGAGTAACCCTAAACCATTAGGTCCTAATAAAACACCAGCTAGTAATAACCCCACTAAACCAGGTAGTTTTATTTTTTCAAACAGTGGGGGTACAATTAAACTGGTAAGTAGGAGAATGGTAAAAGAAACAATTGGATTAGCTATAATTAATTCTTTGACTGTTTCG
The DNA window shown above is from Gloeocapsa sp. DLM2.Bin57 and carries:
- a CDS encoding cation:proton antiporter; amino-acid sequence: MTETVKELIIANPIVSFTILLLTSLIVPPLFEKIKLPGLVGLLLAGVLLGPNGLGLLNPKTETIKLLSDIGKIYLMFIAGLEIDLVAFRRTRNHSITFGLSTFTVPIITGISIGLFFGFGLNAAILIGSLLASHTLLAYPIAQRLGIVRNEAVTVTIGATIFTDIGALLVLAVCISIHRGEFSWWGLVLQIAALGVYSVVVLFGLDSLGKEYFRRTGNEEGNQFLFTLLALFLASVGAQMIEIENIVGAFLAGLAVNDVLGKSVVKEKVEFVGGVLFIPFFFIGMGLLINLPLFIQTLLEDFGLVLAIVVGLCGSKFIAAFIVKIIYHYRWDETLTMWSLSLPQVAATLAAAFVGLEAGLLTEAVFNSVIVLMLVTSTLGPVLTQRFGSKLAVVKKINPPVEPELEFNFDSAPLENSLKVIVPVYNPGTESYLIEMAGLLVNSQGGGRVFPLAIASSSSTLLTERKFADNLSRTRKVLDKATETSQKLGINHKLILRIDNDIALGICYAARERDVDLILMGYQKLNTIRSRLLGNIIEQVFRSSHCKVVVMRLLSQPVTLKRILVPISDMSPEGLDLIKFARLIAMSTQGVVTCLYHCPSAISVAKQEELKTEFVNYLLKDNLHEINIEVISNSDHVGVIVNMSQSFDLIVLSASDFQPTPGIIVSDWGSPLLNQIDCSLALFKK